TTGAGCAGTTTAGAGGCTTCTGACATGCCGAGTTCTAAGGATGGTTGAGCAATATCCTTCATCAATACCGGCACCCCTTTGAGGGCGGATTGATAGGCGATACCACCGCCCATAATACCTGCGCCCAGCACCGCTGCTCTTTGGGTCGGTTGACCTTTTTTAGCTGCGCTTTTTGCCAACCCTTTGATGTATTGATCGTTTAGGAAGATACCCACCAAAGACTTTGCGGTTTCAGAGACCGCTAAATCGACGAAGTAATCGGCTTCAATAGCAAGAGCCTCGTCTCTGCCCTTACTGCTTGCGGCTTCAATGGCATTCACTGCTGCCATTGGGGCTGGGTAGTGTGGACCGGCTTTTTGTGCCACTAAGCCTTTAGCAACGTTAAAGCTCATCATCGCTTCCACTTTCGATAGGGGAAGTGGCGATAACTTCTGTAGACGTCGGGCTTTCCAATCAATTTTTTCATTGATCGCTGACTGCAAGGTATCGAGCGCAGACTGATGCAGCTTGTCGTTATCGACAATCGCATCAAGCAACCCAAGCTTGAGTGCTTCATCAGCACGGCATGCTTTGCCTTGGGTGATAATTTCCAGCGCACTGTCAGTCCCAATTACCCTTGGTAGGCGAACCGTGCCACCAAAGCCTGGCATGATGCCAAGTTTGGTTTCTGGCAGACCAATACTAGTGGTCTTATCGCCAACGCGAATATCGGTGGCGAGTACGCACTCACATCCGCCACCTAATGTGTGCCCTTTGAGCGCAGATATCGTTGGAAATGGTAGGTCTTCTAGCTTACAAAAAATATCATTGGCGTAGCTTAACCACTGTTTAAGTTCTGGTTTAGGTTTGGCAAACAGACCAAGAAACTCGCCAATATCAGCACCGACAATAAAGGTGTCATGACTGCTGGTGAGTAGCAAACCGTTTAAGTGGTCTTGGTCTTTAATGATATCTAATGCTTGGTTAAGTGCTTCGAGGGTTTTGAGATCCAGTTTATTGACAGAAAGCGGAGCGTTAAAACACAACTCGGCAATGTTGGGTCGTACTTCTTGTACTTGTAGAGTTTCAGATTGGTAAATCATTGTCGTTCTCCGTGACAGACAATCTTGTATCGCGATTGAGTGAGAGCGGTGATGTTATTGTTATCTCTGGTTAGACCAGTGAACTAAGTGTGTACCCCGACAACGATAATTTCAATACATTTTTTAAACATTTGTTTAACATTTAACGAAAGTGTTATCCATAGCGGTTTTTTTAAGCCCTCGTGTTAGAATACGTTTTTTTATCCACACACAAAGCAAGCCTTAATGAACTCAACCGCTTACTTAATTCCTGAACAAACCGTCGCGTTTGAGGAAGAGATAAAAAAGAGCGTCTTTATTACCCAACTCGCTCATACGCCGAGTATCGAGTCGGCAAAAGCATTTATTGATAGTGTCAAGAAACAGCACAGTGCCGCTCGTCACAACTGCTGGGGGTTTGTCGCAGGGCGACCAGAAAACTCAATGATGTGGGGGTTTAGTGATGATGGCGAACCGTCGGGGACGGCAGGTAAACCGATTCTGGCTCAATTAAGCGGCTCTAGTATTGGTGAAATTAGTGCGGTTGTTACGCGCTATTCTGGTGGAATAAAACTTGGAACTGGTGGTTTGGTCAAAGCGTATGGTGGCGGAGTTCAACAAGCACTTAAGCTAATTCAAACTATAGAGAAAAAAATCACTACCTTATTAAGAGTAGAGTTAGACTACTCGCTAGTGGCAATCGTGCAGTCTTTGTTTACTCAGTTTGATGCCGAAGAGGTTGAGGCGCAATACAGCGATAAAGTGACGCTCATTATTGAAGTCGAAGTCAACAAAGCGGAAGCTTTGACCGAGAGTATTATTAACAGAAGTGGAGCCAAGGCGATGGTCTCTCCAGTAAAAACAACTAGGACGTAGCAGAAGCGTAGCTTCTTTATATACTTATGCAATTTCGATCAATTCTTCGCATCGTCGGATTATTACTCGCACTCTTTAGTGTTTCTATGCTTGCACCTGCATTTATCGCACTGCTCTACCGAGATGGTGCGGGTGTGTCATTTGTGACGACTTTTTTCGTTCTACTTGTGTGTGGCTTCTTATTTTGGTTCCCCAACCGTCGCAATAAACATGAACTCAAGGCTCGAGATGGTTTCTTGATTGTTGTGCTTTTTTGGACGGTAATCGGCAGCGCGGGCGCATTGCCTTTCCTTATGTCTGATACGCCCAATATTTCCGTCACCGATGCTTTCTTTGAATCCTTCTCCGCCCTTACCACAACCGGTGCAACCGTTATTGTCGGCTTAGATGAATTACCCAAAGCGATACTGTTTTACCGTCAGTTACTGCAATGGTTTGGCGGTATGGGCATCATTGTGTTGGCAGTGGCTATTTTGCCAGTCCTGGGTATCGGTGGAATGCAGCTATACCGAGCTGAGATACCTGGACCAGTAAAAGACAGCAAAATGACGCCCCGTATCGCGGAGACAGCAAAAGCCCTTTGGTACATCTACCTTAGCTTAACGGTGGCGTGTGCGGCTGCGTTTTGGGCGGCGGGAATGACGCCCTTTGATGCCATTGCCCATAGTTTCTCAACCATAGCCATCGGTGGCTTCTCTACCCATGATGCCAGCATGGGGTATTTTGATAGTCATACCATCAACATGATTACGGTTGTGTTCTTGTTGATATCGGCATGTAACTACTCTCTGCACTTTGCGGCGTTTGCCTCAGGTGGCGTACATCCTAAGTATTATTTGAAAGATCCTGAATTTAGAGCTTTTTTACTGATTCAATTGGTGTTGTTTTTAATTTGCTTCTCGGTATTGCTAAGACACCATTCTTATGACTCGGTTTATGATGCATTTGACCAAGCCTTATTTCAATCCGTCTCTATTTCTACCACCGCGGGCTTTACCACTACAGGATTTGCTGAATGGCCACTGTTCTTACCAGTATTACTGTTGTTCTCTTCTTTTATAGGCGGCTGTGCAGGTTCCACTGGTGGTGGGATGAAAGTAATTCGAATTTTACTGTTGACTCTGCAAGGGGTTCGAGAAATGAAACGCCTTGTTCACCCAAGGGCGGTATACACTATTAAAGTTGGCGGTACAGCATTGTCACATCGTGTCGTTGATGCGGTATGGGGGTTCTTCTCTGCTTATGCTTTGGTATTTGTCGTATGTATGCTTGGACTTATTGCTACTGGTATGGACGAGCTAAGTGCATTTTCAGCTATTGCCGCCACACTGAATAACTTGGGTCCGGGACTAGGTGAGGTCGCGCTGCATTTTGGTGAAATTAATGACAGGGCAAAATGGGTACTCATCGTATCCATGCTATTTGGTCGTTTAGAGATCTTTACTCTATTAATTCTACTC
This genomic interval from Vibrio hippocampi contains the following:
- a CDS encoding YigZ family protein → MNSTAYLIPEQTVAFEEEIKKSVFITQLAHTPSIESAKAFIDSVKKQHSAARHNCWGFVAGRPENSMMWGFSDDGEPSGTAGKPILAQLSGSSIGEISAVVTRYSGGIKLGTGGLVKAYGGGVQQALKLIQTIEKKITTLLRVELDYSLVAIVQSLFTQFDAEEVEAQYSDKVTLIIEVEVNKAEALTESIINRSGAKAMVSPVKTTRT
- a CDS encoding TrkH family potassium uptake protein, giving the protein MQFRSILRIVGLLLALFSVSMLAPAFIALLYRDGAGVSFVTTFFVLLVCGFLFWFPNRRNKHELKARDGFLIVVLFWTVIGSAGALPFLMSDTPNISVTDAFFESFSALTTTGATVIVGLDELPKAILFYRQLLQWFGGMGIIVLAVAILPVLGIGGMQLYRAEIPGPVKDSKMTPRIAETAKALWYIYLSLTVACAAAFWAAGMTPFDAIAHSFSTIAIGGFSTHDASMGYFDSHTINMITVVFLLISACNYSLHFAAFASGGVHPKYYLKDPEFRAFLLIQLVLFLICFSVLLRHHSYDSVYDAFDQALFQSVSISTTAGFTTTGFAEWPLFLPVLLLFSSFIGGCAGSTGGGMKVIRILLLTLQGVREMKRLVHPRAVYTIKVGGTALSHRVVDAVWGFFSAYALVFVVCMLGLIATGMDELSAFSAIAATLNNLGPGLGEVALHFGEINDRAKWVLIVSMLFGRLEIFTLLILLTPSFWRS